The following are from one region of the Staphylococcus schleiferi genome:
- the rpsR gene encoding 30S ribosomal protein S18, whose product MAGGPRRGGRRRKKVCYFTANGITHIDYKDTELLKRFISERGKILPRRVTGTSAKYQRMLTTAIKRARHMALLPFVKDEA is encoded by the coding sequence ATGGCAGGTGGACCAAGAAGAGGCGGTCGTCGTCGTAAAAAAGTTTGTTATTTCACAGCAAACGGTATTACACATATCGACTATAAAGATACTGAGTTATTAAAACGTTTTATCTCAGAACGCGGTAAAATTTTACCACGTCGTGTTACAGGTACTTCAGCTAAATATCAACGTATGTTGACTACAGCGATCAAACGTGCACGTCATATGGCATTACTACCATTCGTTAAAGACGAAGCGTAA
- the ssb gene encoding single-stranded DNA-binding protein has product MLNRVVLVGRLTKDPEYRTTPSGVSVATFTLAINRTFTNAQGEREADFINCVVFRKQAENVNNFLFKGSLAGVDGRLQSRSYENQEGRRVFVTEVVCDSVQFLEPKSQNQRHSNQGNDFQSYGQSFGGQQQGQNSSYQNNNQPAHNDNPFANANGPIDISDDDLPF; this is encoded by the coding sequence ATGCTTAACAGAGTCGTATTAGTAGGTCGATTAACTAAAGATCCAGAATACAGAACGACACCCTCAGGCGTAAGTGTAGCGACTTTTACTCTAGCGATTAATCGTACGTTTACGAATGCGCAAGGGGAACGTGAAGCGGACTTCATTAACTGTGTAGTTTTTCGTAAACAAGCAGAAAACGTGAACAACTTTTTGTTCAAAGGAAGTTTAGCTGGCGTTGATGGTCGCTTACAATCACGCAGTTATGAGAACCAAGAAGGCCGACGTGTGTTCGTCACTGAAGTGGTATGTGACAGTGTTCAATTCCTTGAGCCAAAATCACAAAACCAACGTCACTCTAATCAAGGCAATGATTTCCAAAGCTATGGTCAGAGCTTCGGTGGGCAACAACAAGGTCAAAATTCGTCATATCAAAATAACAATCAACCCGCACATAACGATAATCCATTTGCGAATGCGAATGGTCCTATCGATATTAGCGATGATGATTTACCATTTTAA
- a CDS encoding B domain-containing protein, which yields MKNKYIAKLLMGVATVSIATIVSNGQADASEQVQESAKSGLAPAATQTFESAKVSPEQKAFYQVLHMEGITEEQRNQYLKQLHEDKESAQNVYSESIKDSLRPERRVGQQNAFYEILNNEDITDEQRDRYISQIKENPDASQKVFDESVNQTETKPAEPQIEPKDWEKQWQEQPQQEEQKPEVPKVEEKKEQDKPEAKTPEVKEQDKPKAPKVEEQKEQEAPEAKTPEVKKEEQKPEAQQPQVQKPEVQHQGQSQNQATPSQPSAPAVPKVEAPSKPSTWTDYWNSFKRPFENGYTYIKDSFNNAKKYVTDSYKSITEKYNNAKYYSKLYFKYKDAMDIAVLALLNDKGANAYITPIKIDKNNGTLYNAYAKTSNFVTSGINTGKVLYTLYQKPQAVKAAITTVETAQKVKNAFSSILSIFK from the coding sequence ATGAAAAACAAATACATAGCTAAATTATTAATGGGTGTTGCTACAGTATCTATCGCAACAATCGTATCAAACGGACAAGCTGACGCGAGCGAGCAAGTCCAAGAAAGTGCAAAATCTGGATTAGCACCTGCTGCTACTCAAACTTTTGAATCAGCAAAAGTTTCTCCAGAACAAAAAGCATTTTACCAAGTATTACATATGGAAGGTATCACTGAAGAACAACGTAATCAATATTTAAAACAATTGCACGAAGATAAAGAAAGTGCACAAAATGTTTACTCTGAATCAATTAAAGACAGCCTACGTCCTGAGCGCCGTGTAGGTCAACAAAACGCTTTTTATGAAATTTTAAATAATGAAGACATCACTGACGAACAACGTGATCGTTACATTTCACAAATTAAAGAAAATCCAGATGCAAGCCAAAAAGTATTTGATGAATCAGTAAACCAAACTGAAACAAAACCAGCTGAGCCACAAATTGAACCTAAAGATTGGGAAAAACAATGGCAAGAACAACCTCAACAAGAAGAACAAAAACCTGAAGTTCCGAAAGTAGAAGAGAAAAAAGAACAAGATAAACCTGAAGCCAAAACGCCTGAAGTTAAAGAGCAAGATAAACCTAAAGCACCTAAAGTAGAAGAACAAAAAGAGCAAGAAGCACCTGAAGCCAAAACGCCTGAAGTGAAAAAAGAAGAGCAAAAACCTGAAGCACAACAACCTCAAGTGCAAAAACCTGAAGTTCAACATCAAGGTCAATCTCAAAACCAAGCAACACCATCTCAACCTTCAGCTCCTGCTGTTCCAAAAGTTGAAGCACCTTCTAAACCTTCAACTTGGACAGATTACTGGAACTCATTTAAACGTCCGTTTGAAAATGGTTACACTTACATCAAAGATAGCTTTAATAACGCTAAAAAATACGTAACTGATTCATATAAAAGCATTACAGAAAAATACAATAATGCAAAATACTACTCAAAATTATACTTTAAATATAAAGATGCAATGGATATTGCTGTTTTAGCTTTATTGAATGATAAAGGTGCTAATGCATATATCACACCAATTAAAATAGATAAAAACAATGGTACTTTATATAATGCATATGCAAAAACAAGTAACTTTGTAACAAGTGGTATCAACACAGGAAAAGTATTATATACTTTATACCAAAAACCTCAAGCAGTTAAAGCAGCAATTACTACAGTTGAAACTGCACAAAAAGTTAAAAATGCTTTCAGTAGTATTTTATCAATCTTCAAATAA
- a CDS encoding trypsin-like serine peptidase: MSMIGYPKPDKHAYNLLESFGKVVSVKGNEIVLDAFTEPGNSGSPIVNGKGEAIGVSYAREIQDSPHRKSFGVYFTPQIKKFIQDNIQK; encoded by the coding sequence ATGTCAATGATAGGTTATCCAAAACCGGATAAACATGCCTATAATTTATTGGAATCATTTGGTAAAGTTGTATCTGTAAAAGGAAATGAGATTGTACTTGACGCTTTTACAGAGCCAGGTAATTCTGGTTCACCAATTGTTAATGGAAAAGGTGAAGCAATAGGTGTTTCTTATGCTAGAGAGATTCAAGATTCACCTCACAGAAAATCATTTGGTGTTTACTTTACACCTCAAATAAAAAAATTCATCCAAGATAATATACAAAAGTAA
- the ychF gene encoding redox-regulated ATPase YchF, producing the protein MALTAGIVGLPNVGKSTLFNAITKAGALAANYPFATIDPNVGIVEVPDTRLSELEKIVNPKKTVPTTFEFTDIAGIVKGASKGEGLGNKFLSHIREVDAICQVVRAFDDENVTHVAGRVNPIEDIEVINMELVLADLESVEKRLPRLEKMAKQKDKTAVNEVRILTQIKETLENGKPVRSIDFNEEDQKYVNQAQLLTSKSMLYIANVGEDEVNDAENDKVKAIREYAASEDSEVIVISAKIEEEIATLDDEDKAMFLEELGIEEPGLNRLIRKTYDLLGLATYFTAGVQEVRAWTFKEGMTAPQCAGIIHTDFERGFIRAEVTSYEDYVANNGEQGAKEAGKMRLEGKDYIMQDGDVVHFRFNV; encoded by the coding sequence ATGGCCTTAACAGCTGGTATTGTGGGCTTGCCTAACGTCGGGAAGTCAACACTTTTTAATGCAATAACTAAAGCAGGTGCACTTGCTGCAAACTATCCTTTCGCTACGATTGATCCTAACGTGGGTATCGTAGAAGTACCGGATACACGATTAAGTGAATTAGAAAAAATAGTTAATCCTAAGAAAACAGTACCGACGACTTTCGAATTTACAGATATTGCCGGGATTGTAAAAGGCGCGTCAAAAGGGGAAGGTTTAGGTAATAAATTTTTATCTCATATTCGAGAAGTCGATGCGATTTGCCAAGTTGTCCGCGCTTTTGATGATGAAAACGTGACACACGTAGCAGGACGTGTGAATCCTATTGAAGACATTGAAGTTATCAATATGGAATTAGTATTAGCTGACTTAGAATCTGTAGAAAAAAGATTGCCACGTTTAGAAAAAATGGCGAAACAAAAAGATAAAACAGCCGTGAATGAAGTCCGTATTTTAACTCAAATTAAAGAAACGCTTGAAAACGGTAAACCCGTGCGTAGTATTGATTTCAATGAAGAAGATCAAAAATACGTCAACCAAGCACAACTTTTAACGTCTAAATCGATGTTATATATTGCTAACGTAGGTGAAGATGAGGTCAATGACGCTGAAAATGATAAAGTAAAAGCCATTCGTGAGTATGCAGCGAGTGAAGATTCAGAAGTCATTGTCATCAGTGCTAAAATCGAAGAAGAAATTGCGACTTTAGATGATGAAGATAAAGCGATGTTCTTGGAAGAATTAGGTATCGAAGAACCTGGTTTAAATCGTTTAATTCGTAAAACATATGATTTATTAGGACTTGCGACTTATTTTACAGCTGGCGTACAAGAAGTGCGTGCATGGACATTTAAAGAAGGCATGACTGCACCACAATGTGCGGGTATTATTCACACTGACTTTGAGCGTGGCTTTATTCGTGCCGAAGTAACAAGTTATGAGGACTATGTTGCCAACAACGGTGAACAAGGTGCTAAAGAAGCTGGTAAAATGCGTTTAGAAGGTAAGGACTATATTATGCAGGACGGCGATGTCGTGCACTTCAGATTTAACGTATAA
- a CDS encoding DUF951 domain-containing protein: MSSNYELNDIVEMKKQHACGANRFKIIRMGADIRIKCEQCHRSIMLPRQTFNKKLKKILVKASSNEKENE, encoded by the coding sequence GTGTCATCAAATTACGAATTAAATGATATAGTAGAGATGAAGAAGCAACATGCTTGTGGTGCAAATCGGTTTAAGATTATTCGTATGGGCGCAGATATTCGTATCAAATGTGAGCAATGTCATCGAAGCATTATGCTCCCCCGTCAAACTTTTAATAAAAAACTAAAAAAAATACTCGTCAAAGCGAGTTCAAATGAGAAGGAGAATGAATAA
- the sph gene encoding sphingomyelin phosphodiesterase, with product MKKLPLAKKFTSVILANLFLLVLSIQSTAHAAKPVDNNELKLVTHNVYMLPKSLYPNWGQSIRADLISQSFYIKGNDVVILNEAFDNSASNQLLNNLKNEYPHQTGVLGRSRSGWDSTEGSYSSTVLEDGGVAVVSKYPIKERIQHVFRRGCGFDNDSNKGFVYTKIEKDGKNFHVIGTHTQAEDSRCGAGYDREIRAEQMREISTFVKNKNIPKDEVVYIGGDLNVNKNSTSGEFQDMLKNLNVNDVTYKGHTSTWDPETNYIAQYNFPNAKPEYLDYIFVDKDHRQPGQLINEAIDAKAPSWHVYAFPYTYYYNDFSDHYPVSAYSR from the coding sequence ATGAAGAAATTACCATTAGCAAAGAAATTCACATCAGTCATTTTAGCCAATTTATTTCTATTAGTCCTCTCTATTCAATCGACAGCACATGCAGCAAAACCAGTTGACAATAATGAATTAAAATTAGTCACACACAACGTATATATGCTTCCTAAATCTTTGTATCCTAACTGGGGGCAAAGTATTCGTGCGGATCTCATCTCTCAATCTTTTTACATAAAAGGAAATGACGTTGTTATCTTAAACGAAGCATTTGATAATAGCGCATCAAACCAACTATTAAATAATCTTAAAAATGAATACCCACATCAAACAGGTGTTTTAGGCCGCTCTAGATCGGGCTGGGATAGTACAGAAGGCAGTTACTCTAGCACTGTACTTGAAGACGGTGGTGTAGCAGTCGTAAGTAAATATCCAATTAAAGAAAGAATACAGCACGTTTTCCGTCGCGGTTGTGGTTTTGATAATGACAGCAATAAAGGATTTGTATATACAAAAATTGAAAAAGATGGCAAAAATTTCCACGTTATCGGAACACATACACAAGCAGAAGATAGTCGATGTGGCGCAGGATACGACAGAGAAATCCGCGCGGAACAAATGCGAGAAATCAGTACGTTTGTTAAAAATAAAAATATACCCAAAGATGAAGTCGTTTATATTGGTGGAGACCTCAATGTAAACAAAAATTCAACTTCTGGAGAATTTCAAGATATGCTTAAAAACTTAAATGTCAATGACGTGACTTATAAAGGACACACAAGTACATGGGATCCAGAAACAAATTACATCGCTCAATATAACTTCCCAAATGCCAAACCTGAATATTTAGATTATATCTTTGTAGATAAAGATCATAGACAACCAGGCCAACTTATTAATGAAGCAATCGATGCAAAAGCGCCAAGCTGGCATGTTTACGCTTTTCCTTATACTTACTACTATAATGACTTTTCAGATCATTATCCTGTGAGTGCTTACAGCCGTTAA
- a CDS encoding trypsin-like serine protease, protein MIISLGLGSTFTEAYQSFAKAEKNVVEIHDASKSPYNAVVALKHGTGFVVGKNAIVTNKHVVNGPGKGVGTKAALHPTGFNSNAGNYNVLEVIPYPGQEDLAIVHVKEKAEENWKFNEKAGVLKLADHDNVNDRLSKTG, encoded by the coding sequence ATGATAATTTCTTTAGGTCTAGGTAGTACATTTACAGAAGCTTATCAGTCATTCGCAAAGGCAGAGAAAAATGTTGTGGAAATACATGATGCCTCGAAAAGCCCTTACAATGCAGTTGTTGCACTTAAACATGGAACAGGATTTGTAGTAGGTAAGAATGCGATTGTGACAAATAAGCATGTAGTAAATGGTCCTGGTAAAGGTGTGGGAACGAAAGCTGCCTTACACCCTACAGGATTTAATAGCAACGCTGGAAATTATAACGTATTAGAAGTTATTCCGTATCCTGGTCAAGAAGATTTAGCGATTGTTCATGTTAAAGAAAAAGCAGAAGAAAATTGGAAGTTTAATGAAAAAGCAGGCGTATTGAAGCTAGCTGACCATGACAATGTCAATGATAGGTTATCCAAAACCGGATAA
- a CDS encoding mechanosensitive ion channel family protein — MNQFKAVIESMVQPLLEPETYSNLLTKLIIIAIYVIVAFVVVRILNKVIEQFFKVNNRAMTKSNRAKRSKTLITLVQNVVGYLVWFITLTTVLSKFGISVESILAGAGVVGLAIGFGAQTLVKDVITGFFIIFENQFDVGDYVSIKNNSSPIAEGTVKAIGLRSTRILSYTGELSIIPNGTMSEVTNFSVTNGVSVIDIPVSINEKIDDVEKKMNIFLKSIPKKYDIFIEPPEVLGVDTFNSYEVRIRVAGETLPGESFSGSRILRRELKEFLQAEGIEAPMPTLVQLYKDQQNAES, encoded by the coding sequence ATGAATCAATTTAAAGCAGTTATAGAAAGTATGGTTCAGCCGTTATTAGAGCCTGAAACATACTCGAATTTACTTACAAAATTAATTATTATTGCCATTTATGTCATTGTTGCTTTTGTTGTCGTGCGTATTTTAAATAAAGTCATTGAACAATTCTTTAAAGTCAATAACCGAGCGATGACGAAATCAAATCGTGCTAAAAGATCAAAAACATTGATTACTTTAGTTCAAAATGTTGTCGGTTATCTGGTTTGGTTTATTACTTTAACGACGGTACTCAGTAAATTTGGTATTAGCGTTGAAAGTATTTTAGCCGGAGCGGGTGTTGTCGGTCTCGCTATTGGTTTCGGTGCACAAACACTTGTTAAAGATGTGATTACAGGCTTCTTTATTATTTTTGAAAATCAATTCGATGTGGGTGATTATGTCAGCATTAAAAATAATAGTTCTCCTATTGCAGAGGGGACAGTGAAAGCGATTGGCTTACGTTCTACACGGATACTGTCATATACAGGAGAGCTATCAATTATTCCAAATGGTACGATGAGTGAAGTTACCAACTTTTCAGTCACAAATGGAGTCTCAGTGATTGATATTCCAGTATCGATTAATGAAAAAATTGATGATGTTGAAAAGAAAATGAACATATTCTTAAAATCTATTCCGAAAAAGTATGACATCTTTATTGAGCCACCAGAAGTCTTAGGGGTGGATACTTTTAATAGCTATGAAGTAAGAATTCGTGTCGCTGGAGAGACGCTTCCAGGTGAAAGTTTTTCAGGTTCACGTATTCTTCGACGAGAACTCAAAGAATTTTTACAAGCTGAAGGGATTGAAGCACCAATGCCGACCCTTGTCCAACTCTATAAAGATCAACAAAACGCGGAATCATAG
- the rpsF gene encoding 30S ribosomal protein S6: protein MRTYEIMYIVRPNIEEDARKAVVERFNGILASEGSEVLETKDWGKRRLAYEIEDFKDGYYNIVRIKSDNNVATDEFQRLAKINDDIIRYIVVREDEDK from the coding sequence ATGAGAACATATGAAATTATGTACATCGTGCGTCCGAACATCGAGGAAGATGCGCGTAAAGCAGTAGTTGAACGTTTTAACGGAATTTTAGCTTCTGAAGGTTCTGAAGTATTAGAAACGAAGGACTGGGGTAAACGTCGTTTAGCTTACGAAATTGAAGACTTTAAAGATGGTTATTACAACATCGTACGTATTAAGTCTGACAACAACGTAGCAACTGACGAATTCCAACGTTTAGCTAAAATCAATGACGATATCATTCGTTACATCGTTGTCCGTGAAGACGAAGATAAGTAA